Proteins from a single region of Ensifer adhaerens:
- a CDS encoding adenylate/guanylate cyclase domain-containing protein, translating into MSWTSAVRGLLEVGASNAAEGDREGILVANVAACVIVVTTTSFALIYALHGEPSLVPLVYANLALAAAAALTPLFHRFGRVASALWEFGICVAILVWIASYVGRDSGVLLTLLGVTPVAFAILGFENIALVAVLSATATITVIAASIAFPEARSGVYDASGFLQLIYSSSIVTLTLMCFATIYYAFHLAREAQGRLARLMASIMPDEIVARLLRNERETVIDEFEHATVVLTDIVQFVSLSNSLGPERTVNLLNELFSEFDRLAAAAGVEKIKTIGDAYLAVAGVPVQHPAPEKAAASFGFGAIAAAGEIGQRYGVILRLRVGMASGSVTAGVLGRTKYAYDVWGAPVNLAARLEAIGRPGCITTTTEIRRRLNEDFQFECSGREDIKGFGSTEIWNMQLPPPGVAEIGTLAQADM; encoded by the coding sequence ATGTCCTGGACGAGCGCTGTTCGCGGCCTGCTGGAAGTAGGCGCTTCAAATGCTGCCGAGGGTGACCGCGAAGGCATTCTCGTCGCGAATGTCGCGGCGTGCGTGATCGTCGTTACCACCACCAGTTTTGCCCTCATCTACGCGCTCCACGGCGAGCCTAGTCTGGTCCCGCTCGTTTACGCCAATCTCGCCCTGGCGGCAGCGGCAGCACTGACGCCCCTCTTTCATCGGTTCGGGCGCGTCGCGTCAGCACTCTGGGAATTCGGGATCTGCGTCGCGATTCTCGTGTGGATCGCCTCCTATGTCGGCAGAGACTCGGGCGTCCTGTTGACCTTGCTCGGCGTGACGCCGGTCGCCTTTGCAATCCTTGGATTTGAGAATATCGCCCTGGTGGCGGTCTTGAGCGCCACCGCCACGATCACGGTCATCGCGGCTTCCATCGCGTTCCCGGAAGCGCGGTCAGGTGTCTATGACGCGAGCGGCTTCCTGCAGCTCATCTATTCCTCTTCGATCGTCACCCTCACCCTGATGTGCTTCGCCACGATCTACTATGCCTTCCACCTGGCGAGAGAAGCACAGGGGCGGCTGGCCCGCCTCATGGCATCGATCATGCCGGACGAGATCGTGGCGCGCCTGCTCAGAAACGAGCGGGAAACGGTCATCGACGAATTCGAGCACGCGACCGTGGTCCTGACGGACATCGTCCAGTTCGTGAGCCTGTCAAACAGCCTGGGACCGGAAAGGACGGTAAACCTGCTCAACGAACTGTTCAGCGAGTTCGATCGTCTGGCGGCGGCGGCCGGTGTTGAGAAGATCAAGACCATCGGCGATGCCTATCTTGCCGTGGCTGGCGTGCCCGTCCAACACCCTGCCCCCGAAAAGGCGGCCGCTTCGTTCGGCTTCGGCGCCATCGCCGCGGCGGGCGAGATCGGCCAACGCTACGGTGTCATCCTGAGGCTTCGCGTCGGCATGGCATCGGGATCGGTAACCGCCGGCGTGCTCGGGCGAACGAAATACGCCTATGACGTCTGGGGTGCGCCGGTGAACCTTGCCGCGCGCCTGGAAGCGATCGGCAGGCCCGGCTGCATTACAACGACCACGGAGATCAGGCGCCGCCTGAACGAGGACTTCCAGTTCGAATGCTCGGGTCGTGAAGACATCAAGGGCTTCGGCTCGACCGAAATCTGGAACATGCAGTTGCCGCCCCCCGGTGTTGCCGAAATCGGCACGCTGGCGCAGGCGGATATGTGA
- a CDS encoding carboxymuconolactone decarboxylase family protein: MSTVTPPKNPETDPRVKAVFDDIRATRKSDFINNMWLWLAFDPDLLEQTWRDVKAVMATPSALDPLVKEMLYIAVSVTNGCGYCAHSHTAAAKAKGMSDAEHADLLRVISLAARTNQLATALQVPVDTVFDRTAD; the protein is encoded by the coding sequence ATGAGCACCGTTACCCCGCCGAAGAACCCGGAAACCGACCCGCGCGTGAAAGCCGTGTTCGACGATATCCGCGCGACGCGCAAATCCGATTTCATCAACAATATGTGGCTGTGGCTCGCCTTCGATCCGGACCTGCTGGAGCAGACCTGGCGCGACGTCAAGGCGGTGATGGCGACACCTTCGGCGCTCGATCCGCTGGTCAAGGAGATGCTCTATATCGCCGTTTCCGTGACCAACGGCTGCGGCTACTGCGCCCATTCCCATACGGCGGCGGCGAAGGCGAAAGGCATGAGCGATGCCGAGCATGCGGATCTGCTGCGCGTCATCTCGCTTGCCGCCCGCACCAACCAGCTGGCGACGGCGCTACAGGTGCCGGTTGATACCGTGTTCGACAGGACGGCAGACTAA
- a CDS encoding cysteine hydrolase family protein, which yields MAAKLEIGKTLEDFCRPERMALVVYDMQVGITRQMKNGAEITGEVLKVLHAARAGGFPVIFLRHLSMPKPLMGAFQMRQAMAWQRTDDPDAVHPWFLRGTPGFELVPELQPREDEAILDKITFSAFEGTPLAMILRDLGLTSFAICGIATEIGIDPTVRHATDLGLVPIVVRDACGAGHHEAGERSMENIVFMGDAIMTDVQAITAAMTKR from the coding sequence ATGGCCGCGAAATTGGAAATTGGAAAGACGCTCGAGGATTTCTGCCGTCCGGAGCGCATGGCGCTCGTCGTCTACGACATGCAGGTGGGCATCACCAGGCAGATGAAGAATGGCGCCGAGATCACCGGCGAGGTGCTGAAGGTGCTTCACGCAGCGCGGGCCGGTGGGTTCCCGGTGATTTTCCTCAGGCATCTCTCGATGCCCAAGCCGCTGATGGGCGCCTTCCAGATGCGCCAGGCGATGGCGTGGCAGCGGACCGATGATCCGGATGCGGTGCACCCCTGGTTCCTGCGCGGCACGCCGGGCTTCGAGTTGGTGCCGGAGCTTCAGCCTCGCGAGGACGAGGCCATCCTCGACAAGATCACGTTCTCCGCCTTCGAGGGCACACCGCTTGCCATGATCCTGCGCGACCTCGGGCTCACCTCCTTTGCCATCTGCGGCATTGCCACCGAGATCGGCATCGACCCGACCGTGCGCCACGCCACCGATCTCGGCCTCGTGCCCATCGTCGTTCGCGACGCCTGCGGGGCAGGGCATCACGAGGCCGGCGAGCGCTCGATGGAAAACATCGTCTTCATGGGCGACGCGATCATGACCGATGTTCAGGCAATTACAGCAGCGATGACCAAGCGTTAG
- a CDS encoding phosphoribosyltransferase has protein sequence MFTGTWLFEDRADAGRQLAEVIEDETLVDPLVVALPRGGVPVAYEIAVRIGAPLDILIVRKIGAPGHAEFGLGALVDGEEPELVLNREAIRLVRPAKGYLEAETTRQHAEILRRRALYFGDREPISPRDRDVILVDDGIATGGTVRAAIRALRRAGPRRLILAVPVAPKSEITELHSSVDRIICLATPFAFRAVGLHYRDFEQTSDEEVIALMKKARPGDER, from the coding sequence GTGTTTACGGGAACATGGCTCTTCGAAGACAGGGCGGATGCCGGACGGCAGCTCGCAGAAGTGATCGAGGACGAGACGCTTGTCGATCCGCTGGTGGTGGCATTGCCGCGCGGCGGCGTGCCGGTTGCCTATGAGATTGCGGTGCGCATCGGCGCGCCGCTCGACATCCTGATCGTGCGCAAGATCGGCGCGCCGGGGCACGCGGAGTTCGGGCTCGGCGCACTGGTCGACGGCGAGGAGCCCGAACTGGTTCTCAACCGCGAGGCGATCCGGCTTGTGCGTCCGGCAAAGGGCTATCTGGAGGCGGAGACCACACGCCAGCACGCCGAAATCCTGCGTCGCCGCGCGCTCTATTTCGGCGATCGCGAACCGATCTCGCCCAGGGATCGCGACGTGATCCTCGTCGACGACGGCATTGCCACCGGCGGGACCGTGCGCGCGGCGATCAGGGCGTTGCGCCGGGCAGGCCCACGACGCCTCATTCTTGCCGTTCCGGTAGCGCCGAAAAGCGAAATCACCGAGCTGCACAGTTCCGTCGACCGCATCATCTGCCTCGCCACCCCCTTTGCCTTCCGCGCCGTCGGCCTGCATTACCGCGACTTCGAGCAGACGAGCGATGAGGAGGTGATCGCCTTGATGAAGAAGGCACGGCCGGGGGACGAGCGTTGA
- a CDS encoding ATP-dependent helicase, giving the protein MMSGFDDIPFFDEEPAPRKQPPASGGVPAAGGIAARAMAARDRAQPRPDYLSGLNPEQAEAVETLDGPVLVLAGAGTGKTRVLTTRIAHILSTNRAFPSQILSVTFTNKAAREMKERIGVLVGHAVEGMPWLGTFHSIGVKLLRRHAELVGLRSDFTILDTDDVVRLIKQLIQAEGIDDKRWPAKQFAGMIDGWKNKGLDPAQIPEGDARAFANGKGRELYAAYQNRLLTLNACDFGDLLLHPIRIFRMHADVLKDYHDKFRYILVDEYQDTNTAQYMWLRLLAQRPKGVPQNVCCVGDDDQSIYGWRGAEVDNILRFEKDFPGAKVIKLERNYRSTEHILGAAGHLIAHNEGRLGKTLFTDRTNPDDEKVQVHAAWDSEEEARAVGEEIEQLQRQKHNLNDMAILVRASFQMREFEDRFVTLGLNYRVIGGPRFYERLEIRDAMAYFRLVCQPADDLAFERIVNTPKRGLGDTTVRTLHDYARARDIPMLAAASEIIETDELKPKARKALFDVVTDFRRWQTLLETTVHTELAEQILEESGYTDMWKADKSAEAPGRLENLKELIRSMEAFESLRGFLEHVALVMDAEQNENLDAVSIMTLHSAKGLEFDTVFLPGWEEGLFPHQRALDEGGRSGLEEERRLAYVGITRAKHRCHIWFVSNRRIHGLWQSTMPSRFLEELPLAHVDVAENEQSYGGYGRGGYGQSRFDKADPFQNTYSTPGWKRAQQHRSDATRDNWGTRSGHAVERIGYGESGPRGRTIDGELVAKSTATEPSRFSIGDRVFHMKFGNGNIAAIEGNKLTIDFDRAGQKRVLDGFVEKV; this is encoded by the coding sequence ATGATGAGTGGTTTCGACGACATTCCCTTCTTCGACGAGGAGCCGGCGCCGCGCAAGCAGCCACCAGCCTCCGGAGGTGTTCCTGCTGCCGGCGGTATCGCCGCACGCGCCATGGCCGCGCGCGATCGCGCCCAGCCGCGCCCGGATTATCTTTCCGGCCTCAATCCGGAACAGGCGGAAGCCGTCGAGACGTTGGATGGTCCCGTGCTGGTTCTCGCAGGTGCGGGCACCGGCAAGACCAGGGTGCTCACCACCCGCATCGCCCACATCCTTTCCACCAACCGCGCCTTCCCTTCGCAGATCCTGTCGGTGACCTTCACCAACAAGGCGGCGCGCGAGATGAAGGAGCGCATCGGCGTGCTCGTCGGCCATGCGGTCGAAGGCATGCCCTGGCTTGGCACCTTCCACTCGATCGGTGTCAAGCTGCTGCGCCGCCATGCCGAGCTCGTCGGCTTGCGTTCCGACTTCACCATTCTCGACACCGATGACGTGGTGCGGCTGATCAAGCAGCTCATCCAGGCCGAAGGCATCGACGACAAGCGCTGGCCCGCCAAGCAGTTCGCCGGCATGATCGACGGCTGGAAGAACAAGGGGCTTGATCCCGCCCAGATCCCCGAGGGCGATGCCCGCGCCTTTGCCAATGGCAAGGGCCGCGAGCTATACGCCGCCTACCAGAACAGGCTGTTGACGCTGAACGCCTGCGACTTCGGCGACCTGCTGCTGCATCCGATCCGCATCTTCCGCATGCATGCGGATGTGCTGAAGGACTATCACGACAAGTTCCGCTACATCCTCGTCGACGAGTACCAGGACACCAACACCGCGCAGTACATGTGGCTGCGGCTGCTCGCCCAGCGTCCCAAGGGCGTGCCGCAGAACGTCTGCTGCGTCGGCGACGACGACCAGTCGATCTATGGCTGGCGCGGCGCGGAAGTCGACAATATCCTGCGCTTCGAGAAGGATTTCCCGGGCGCCAAGGTGATCAAGCTCGAGCGCAACTACCGCTCGACTGAACATATCCTCGGTGCTGCCGGCCATCTGATCGCCCACAATGAGGGCCGCCTCGGCAAGACGCTCTTTACCGACCGCACCAATCCGGATGACGAGAAGGTGCAGGTGCACGCCGCCTGGGATTCCGAAGAGGAAGCCCGCGCCGTCGGCGAGGAGATCGAGCAGCTCCAGCGCCAGAAGCACAATCTGAACGACATGGCGATCCTGGTGCGCGCCTCGTTCCAGATGCGCGAGTTCGAAGACCGCTTCGTCACGCTCGGCCTCAACTACCGCGTCATCGGCGGCCCGCGCTTTTACGAGCGCCTCGAAATCCGCGATGCCATGGCCTATTTCCGCCTCGTCTGCCAGCCGGCCGATGATCTCGCCTTCGAGCGCATCGTCAACACGCCGAAACGCGGGCTTGGCGACACCACCGTGCGCACGCTGCACGACTATGCCCGCGCCCGCGACATTCCGATGCTGGCGGCCGCCTCCGAGATCATCGAGACCGACGAGCTGAAGCCGAAGGCGCGCAAGGCCCTCTTCGACGTCGTCACCGATTTCCGCCGCTGGCAGACGCTGCTTGAAACCACCGTTCACACCGAACTTGCCGAACAGATCCTTGAGGAAAGCGGCTACACCGACATGTGGAAGGCCGACAAGTCGGCCGAAGCCCCCGGGCGGCTCGAAAACCTGAAGGAACTCATCCGCTCGATGGAAGCCTTCGAGAGCCTGCGCGGCTTCCTCGAACACGTTGCCCTCGTCATGGATGCCGAGCAGAACGAGAATCTCGACGCCGTCTCGATCATGACGCTGCACTCGGCCAAGGGCCTGGAGTTCGATACCGTCTTCCTGCCCGGCTGGGAGGAAGGCCTCTTCCCGCACCAGCGCGCGCTCGACGAGGGCGGCCGCTCCGGCCTTGAGGAAGAACGCCGCCTTGCCTATGTCGGCATCACGCGGGCCAAGCACCGCTGCCACATCTGGTTCGTCTCCAACCGCCGCATCCACGGCCTCTGGCAGTCGACCATGCCGTCGCGCTTCCTGGAGGAGCTGCCGCTCGCCCATGTGGACGTCGCCGAAAACGAGCAGTCCTATGGCGGTTACGGTCGCGGCGGCTACGGCCAGTCGCGCTTCGACAAGGCCGATCCGTTCCAGAACACGTATTCGACCCCCGGCTGGAAGCGCGCCCAGCAGCACCGTTCCGACGCCACCCGCGACAACTGGGGCACCCGCTCCGGCCACGCGGTCGAGCGCATCGGCTACGGCGAAAGCGGCCCGCGCGGCCGCACCATCGACGGCGAGCTGGTGGCAAAATCGACGGCCACCGAACCTTCACGCTTCTCGATCGGCGACCGCGTCTTCCACATGAAGTTCGGCAACGGCAACATCGCCGCCATCGAAGGCAACAAGCTCACCATCGACTTCGACCGCGCCGGCCAGAAGCGGGTGCTGGACGGGTTTGTCGAGAAGGTGTGA
- a CDS encoding cyclase family protein translates to MCDACVMETVKARMLSRRNFFKAAAVGTAGLAAASVGAAPPALAQGHGSVTDLTHELHEDFPTFFGQQQFFREEKFNYAKDKFNLFELRVNEHTGTHVDAPLHFSADGLSVAELPVEKLVVPLVIVDIRAKAEADADAQVTPDDIKAWVATNGEIPENACVAMLSGWGAHMGTDKFRNVDGNGKLHFPGFHVEAAKYLIEESKAAGIAVDTLSLDHGPSPDFATHYAWLPEGRWGLEAAANLDKLPAKGATLILGAPKHRGGTGGPARVFALA, encoded by the coding sequence ATGTGCGATGCCTGTGTGATGGAAACGGTCAAGGCGCGCATGCTGTCGCGCCGCAACTTCTTCAAGGCGGCAGCGGTTGGAACCGCGGGGCTTGCCGCGGCAAGCGTCGGTGCGGCACCGCCCGCCCTGGCTCAAGGGCACGGGAGCGTCACCGATCTCACCCACGAACTGCACGAGGATTTCCCGACCTTCTTCGGCCAGCAGCAGTTCTTCCGCGAGGAAAAGTTCAACTACGCCAAGGACAAGTTCAACCTGTTCGAGCTCAGGGTGAACGAACACACCGGTACCCATGTTGACGCGCCTCTGCACTTTTCGGCCGATGGTCTCTCGGTTGCCGAACTCCCGGTCGAAAAGCTGGTCGTGCCGCTCGTGATCGTCGATATCCGCGCGAAGGCTGAGGCCGACGCCGATGCACAGGTCACGCCCGATGACATCAAGGCCTGGGTCGCCACCAATGGCGAGATCCCGGAAAACGCCTGCGTCGCCATGCTCTCGGGCTGGGGTGCCCATATGGGCACGGACAAGTTCCGCAATGTCGATGGCAACGGCAAACTGCACTTCCCTGGCTTCCATGTGGAGGCGGCGAAATATCTCATCGAAGAGAGCAAGGCTGCCGGCATCGCCGTCGATACGCTTTCGCTCGATCACGGCCCCTCCCCGGATTTCGCCACACACTATGCCTGGCTGCCGGAGGGCCGCTGGGGACTGGAGGCCGCCGCCAATCTCGACAAGCTGCCGGCCAAAGGCGCAACGCTCATCCTCGGCGCGCCGAAGCACCGCGGCGGCACCGGCGGCCCGGCGCGCGTCTTCGCCCTTGCTTGA
- a CDS encoding YkvA family protein, with translation MHASPPRGIQSVKQWARQLKRDVVALWFAARDPRTPLSAKLVAGAVAAYALSPIDLIPDFVPVLGYLDDLLIVPLGILLAIRLVPSPLMQEFRARAAAAENRPTSRGGLITIICIWLLTAALTGWLVWDLLSA, from the coding sequence ATGCACGCCTCTCCCCCTCGCGGCATCCAGAGCGTCAAGCAGTGGGCGCGTCAGTTAAAGCGAGACGTAGTGGCGCTTTGGTTCGCTGCCCGGGACCCTCGCACCCCGCTGTCGGCAAAGCTTGTCGCGGGGGCGGTGGCCGCCTATGCCCTTTCGCCGATCGACCTCATCCCCGATTTCGTCCCGGTGCTAGGGTATCTCGACGATCTGCTCATCGTCCCGCTTGGTATTCTGCTGGCGATACGGCTTGTGCCTTCGCCGCTCATGCAGGAATTCCGCGCGCGGGCTGCAGCCGCTGAAAATCGCCCGACGAGCCGAGGCGGCCTCATCACGATCATATGCATCTGGCTTTTGACGGCCGCCCTGACGGGCTGGCTGGTGTGGGATTTACTCTCTGCCTAA
- a CDS encoding GNAT family N-acetyltransferase: MTDNLRIRPLAKADYDQWLPLWDGYNAFYGRSGETALDPQITAMTWSRFFDAYEPVHALVAESEGRLIGLTHYLFHRSTTAIQPNCYLQDLFTNTKARGKGVGRALIEGVYEAARAAGSPRVYWQTHETNETAMALYDKVAEKSGFLVYRKMV; encoded by the coding sequence ATGACCGACAATCTTCGCATCCGCCCGCTTGCCAAGGCCGACTATGATCAATGGCTCCCGCTCTGGGATGGCTACAACGCCTTTTACGGCCGCTCCGGCGAAACCGCGCTCGATCCCCAAATCACCGCCATGACCTGGTCGCGCTTCTTCGACGCCTACGAGCCTGTTCATGCGCTGGTGGCCGAGAGTGAGGGGCGGCTGATCGGGCTCACCCATTATCTCTTTCACCGCAGCACGACGGCGATCCAGCCGAATTGTTATCTGCAGGACCTCTTCACCAACACGAAAGCCCGCGGCAAGGGTGTCGGGCGGGCGCTGATCGAGGGCGTCTACGAGGCGGCGCGGGCAGCCGGATCGCCGCGGGTCTATTGGCAGACGCACGAGACCAACGAGACAGCGATGGCGCTCTACGACAAGGTGGCTGAGAAGTCGGGATTTCTCGTCTATCGCAAGATGGTCTGA
- a CDS encoding efflux RND transporter periplasmic adaptor subunit gives MRVWKQLAVSAAVLLVGATVWVRFVPGAGETLAAIGVSHPLIDALSKPGSGGGQGGERGNGRGQGGNNAILVMVRPSGTSIVNDRLNAIGNGEAIHSVTVTPTATGNLTEILVRSGDRVAEGQVIARLDSDDQKIAADQARLNRDSAREKVERYRNLSTARAVTAVEVRDAEIAMQTAELALKTAELDLKRRDIVAPSKGVVGIITVNVGDYVTTTAPIAVVDDRSEILVDFWVPERFANKITVGQPVTAFAIAQPANQLDGAIHAIDNRLDQASRTLRVRARLENPDDRLRAGMSFSVTVAFDGDTYPTVDPLAIQWSSEGSYIWRVAGDKSEKVPVKIIQRNPDKVLVDAALNEGDEIVTEGVQRLRDGGDVRIAGRERKQDQAQKVAEETK, from the coding sequence ATGCGGGTTTGGAAACAGCTTGCGGTAAGCGCCGCTGTGCTTCTCGTGGGCGCAACCGTCTGGGTGCGGTTCGTGCCCGGCGCAGGTGAAACGCTCGCCGCTATCGGCGTTTCTCACCCGTTGATCGATGCCTTGTCGAAGCCCGGCTCCGGTGGCGGCCAGGGCGGCGAGCGCGGCAATGGCCGCGGCCAGGGCGGCAACAATGCCATCCTCGTCATGGTCCGGCCTTCGGGCACATCCATCGTCAACGACCGGCTGAACGCGATCGGCAACGGCGAAGCGATCCATTCCGTCACCGTCACGCCGACGGCAACCGGCAATCTCACCGAAATTCTCGTGCGCTCCGGCGACAGGGTGGCCGAGGGCCAGGTGATAGCAAGGCTCGACAGCGACGACCAGAAGATTGCCGCCGACCAGGCGCGGCTGAACCGCGACAGCGCGCGCGAAAAGGTCGAGCGCTATCGCAACCTCAGCACGGCACGGGCGGTGACCGCCGTCGAGGTTCGCGACGCGGAAATCGCCATGCAGACAGCGGAACTGGCCTTGAAGACCGCCGAGCTCGACCTGAAACGCCGCGACATCGTTGCACCCTCCAAGGGCGTCGTCGGCATCATCACCGTCAATGTTGGCGACTACGTCACGACGACGGCGCCGATCGCTGTCGTCGACGACCGCTCGGAAATCCTCGTCGATTTCTGGGTGCCGGAGCGCTTCGCCAACAAGATCACCGTCGGCCAGCCGGTCACCGCCTTTGCGATCGCCCAGCCGGCAAACCAGCTCGACGGCGCGATCCATGCGATCGACAACCGTCTCGACCAGGCAAGCCGCACGCTGCGCGTGCGGGCGCGGCTCGAAAACCCCGACGATAGGCTGAGGGCGGGCATGTCCTTCTCCGTCACCGTCGCGTTTGACGGCGACACCTATCCGACGGTCGATCCGTTGGCGATCCAGTGGAGCTCGGAAGGCTCCTACATCTGGCGCGTTGCCGGCGACAAGAGCGAAAAGGTGCCGGTGAAGATCATCCAGCGCAATCCGGACAAGGTACTTGTCGACGCGGCCCTTAACGAAGGCGACGAGATCGTGACCGAGGGCGTGCAGCGCCTGCGCGATGGCGGCGATGTGCGCATCGCCGGCCGCGAGCGCAAGCAGGACCAGGCCCAGAAGGTCGCGGAGGAAACCAAGTGA
- a CDS encoding adenylate/guanylate cyclase domain-containing protein — MEADEAGTFDRLRAGRKELFEPEIARYRGRVFKLMGDGMLAEFGSVINAVECAVALQRGLAERNASISEDKRFEVRIGINLGEVIVEGDDRYGEGVNVAARLQQLAEPGGICVSEKVTREVEKKLAFGFEPMGEQRVKNIAEPISCFRVTLQIPESAQSDQTSQKPPKLPDKPSIAVLPFQNMSGDPEQEYFSDGLTEDIITELSRFKSLFVAARNSAFQYKGKSPNIRSVGRELGVRYVVEGSVRKSGNRVRITAQLIDTATGGHLWAEHYDRDLADFFAVQDEVVHTIAGVVPGQINRVAVEEIKSKHPANLTAYDRVLRGRWAFNHWSEGLAKARDWFEGAIAADPESGLAHACLANTYSLGVFVLGLSPDDALARAREHAERATVLDPANAQVNAYAACTYTLCGDSGRAVSHAKHAVALNPNDSRSLNALGQALAYAGDKEGALEWFARSEKLDPYLPDDDRLDFICDCHYMLGNYDKVVEIHRNYQAVPAGLFLILAAAHAQLGQMEAAKDALSKYERDRPREHDAATMARYQARMCAKPEDRDRWLEGYRKIGLDV, encoded by the coding sequence ATGGAGGCGGACGAGGCGGGGACCTTCGACCGGCTGAGGGCGGGGCGCAAGGAACTGTTCGAGCCCGAGATAGCCCGTTACCGCGGACGAGTGTTCAAGCTGATGGGCGATGGGATGCTGGCCGAGTTCGGTTCGGTGATCAATGCAGTCGAATGCGCGGTCGCCTTGCAGCGCGGGCTTGCCGAGCGCAACGCCAGCATCTCCGAAGACAAGCGGTTCGAGGTTCGCATCGGGATCAACCTCGGAGAAGTGATCGTCGAAGGAGACGATCGCTACGGCGAAGGCGTCAACGTGGCAGCCCGTCTGCAGCAACTCGCCGAGCCTGGTGGCATCTGTGTCTCGGAGAAGGTAACGAGGGAAGTCGAGAAGAAGCTTGCGTTCGGCTTCGAACCCATGGGCGAGCAACGAGTCAAGAATATCGCGGAGCCGATATCCTGCTTCCGCGTAACCCTGCAGATTCCGGAATCGGCTCAATCTGATCAAACGTCGCAGAAACCACCCAAATTGCCCGACAAGCCGTCGATTGCCGTCCTGCCATTCCAGAACATGAGCGGCGATCCGGAGCAGGAGTATTTCTCGGACGGACTCACCGAGGACATCATTACCGAATTGAGCCGGTTCAAGAGCCTGTTCGTCGCCGCACGCAACTCGGCGTTCCAGTACAAGGGAAAGTCGCCGAACATCCGGTCGGTGGGCCGTGAACTCGGCGTGCGCTATGTGGTCGAGGGCAGCGTGCGCAAGTCCGGCAACCGGGTGCGGATCACGGCGCAACTCATCGACACCGCGACCGGCGGTCATCTCTGGGCGGAACACTACGATCGCGATCTAGCCGACTTCTTCGCCGTGCAGGACGAGGTCGTTCATACCATTGCAGGCGTTGTACCGGGGCAAATCAACCGTGTCGCCGTCGAGGAGATCAAGAGCAAGCATCCGGCAAACCTGACCGCCTACGACCGGGTGCTGCGGGGGCGTTGGGCATTCAATCACTGGAGCGAAGGTCTGGCCAAGGCCCGCGACTGGTTTGAAGGGGCAATCGCTGCCGATCCCGAATCCGGGCTGGCCCATGCCTGTCTCGCCAATACGTATTCACTCGGCGTTTTCGTTCTCGGGCTTTCACCGGACGACGCACTCGCCCGCGCTCGCGAGCACGCCGAGCGCGCCACCGTGCTCGATCCGGCCAACGCCCAGGTCAACGCCTATGCCGCGTGCACTTACACGCTGTGCGGCGACAGCGGGCGTGCGGTATCCCATGCCAAGCACGCAGTGGCCCTCAACCCGAACGATTCGAGATCGCTGAATGCCCTGGGACAGGCATTGGCCTACGCGGGCGACAAAGAGGGAGCCCTGGAGTGGTTTGCCCGGTCGGAAAAGCTCGATCCCTATTTGCCCGACGACGATCGGCTCGATTTCATCTGCGATTGCCACTACATGCTTGGCAACTATGACAAGGTGGTTGAAATCCATCGAAACTACCAGGCGGTTCCGGCAGGACTGTTCCTGATTCTCGCCGCGGCCCATGCCCAGCTGGGGCAGATGGAGGCCGCAAAGGATGCCCTTTCCAAGTATGAGCGCGATCGTCCCCGCGAGCATGACGCGGCAACCATGGCCAGGTACCAGGCTCGCATGTGCGCCAAGCCCGAGGATCGCGACCGCTGGTTGGAAGGCTATCGCAAGATCGGCCTCGACGTATGA